In Panicum virgatum strain AP13 chromosome 5K, P.virgatum_v5, whole genome shotgun sequence, the genomic window AACACAGACAGTGTGGTGGCCGTGGCGTCCGACGACAACGCTGCCACCCGGCGGCTTCTCCTCGGCCGCCGCGTGTGCGAGCACCCGGCGGCCGTGTGCGGTGGCAGCATGCCGGGCCGGGCCCCCTAAGCACACCGTGCGTGGTGTTGCGGCGGCGCTCAACCATCAAACCCGCCCGTCTGGGCGAGAGTACGTCGCTCCATCACGCGCCGCACCTCGCGGTCGCCGCCCGTGAAGTGGCGtcacgccgcacgccgccgccgccgcgacggggTCGACCACGCCGGCCGGTGCAGACCGTCGACCGCGCCTTCTCCCGGCCTGCGAAGCTGGAACACGTCGCGAACTAATCTAGCAGCACGAGTGCTGGCGGTGGAGGTCTGGACGGCTTGGCCGTCGCCAATGGCGCCGATGAGATGGCCCAAgagtggacggtatttcatctaccgtccagggtggacggtaaatgaaataccgtccaccacGAGCCTCTCGGCGCCGTTGGATCGCAGTTATAAGGTTGAGATCGACGCAGCGGGTCACGGCACGCTGCGAAGGCGTTTTCGTCTTCCTCTCGCGACGATGTGCGAGCAGCCAGCGGCGACGTCCTATAGAGGgggcccgccgccgacgcatTGGCCATCTGCTGGCCCTGCCTTCCCCTGCGCGTCCCCATCCCATCCTCCTGCGTCCGGGAGGCGCGACACGGAGCTGCACTTCCTCGAGGCCTGCTTCTACCGCCGGCCGGATCGGAGCGGGGACGCCTCCTACCCTACCACTGCCGCGAGTGCGACGAGaggcgtggcggcggctgcggcggcctgTGACATCCGCTGCTGCTCCAGGGGCGCCACGTTCGTGCTCAAGGAGGTGGACAtggccatcgtcgccgacctcgcCGTGCTGCAGCGCCT contains:
- the LOC120709123 gene encoding delta(3,5)-Delta(2,4)-dienoyl-CoA isomerase, peroxisomal-like, whose amino-acid sequence is MCEQPAATSYRGGPPPTHWPSAGPAFPCASPSHPPASGRRDTELHFLEACFYRRPDRSGDASYPTTAASATRGVAAAAAACDIRCCSRGATFVLKEVDMAIVADLAVLQRLPAAVDCRLRERRRPRAHGAKEITAMEAKEMGLVSRVFDSKKDLDAGIAKIAKEIAEKSAWAVMGAKAVLLRSRDVTVE